A genomic stretch from Terriglobia bacterium includes:
- a CDS encoding ATP-binding cassette domain-containing protein, translated as MATALQEETFTRSKENTSAVIRVEDIRHSYGKRTALKGISFDVAAGEIFGLLGPNGSGKTTLFRILSTLMLPSSGRALVSGFDSTKQADEVRRRIGVVFQSKSVDLKLTAAENLWHQGHLYGLRGANLKSRIQEMLERVALADRAKDKVETFSGGMQRRVELAKGLMHRPSVLLLDEPTTGLDPGARRDLWIYLDELRSREKVSIIVTTHLMEEAEHCDRLAIVNLGEIVALGTPEELRSQIGGDVVMLEAADPAALAQRIQERFKIATTALDGKVRLEIQDGLKFVTAVAEAMPGAIQSVSISKPTLDDVFISRTGHRFWTEQEQDSEKANLTTDKHGSH; from the coding sequence ATGGCGACTGCCTTACAGGAAGAGACTTTTACGAGATCTAAAGAAAACACTTCTGCCGTGATTCGCGTGGAAGATATACGCCACAGTTATGGCAAGCGCACGGCGCTTAAAGGCATTTCATTTGACGTGGCGGCGGGCGAAATTTTTGGCCTGCTTGGCCCCAACGGCAGCGGCAAGACGACACTCTTCAGGATTCTTTCCACTCTCATGCTGCCCAGCAGCGGCCGCGCACTGGTTTCTGGTTTCGACTCGACCAAGCAAGCCGACGAAGTTCGCCGGCGCATCGGCGTGGTCTTCCAGTCCAAATCTGTCGATCTGAAGCTAACTGCGGCAGAGAACCTCTGGCATCAGGGGCATCTCTACGGGCTGCGCGGTGCGAACTTAAAGTCACGCATTCAGGAAATGCTGGAACGTGTTGCTCTGGCTGATCGCGCCAAAGATAAAGTTGAAACCTTTTCCGGCGGGATGCAGCGCCGCGTCGAGTTAGCAAAAGGGCTCATGCATCGGCCAAGCGTGCTGTTACTGGACGAGCCAACGACCGGGCTCGATCCGGGCGCGCGTCGCGATCTTTGGATTTATTTGGACGAGTTGAGGAGCCGGGAAAAAGTTTCGATCATTGTGACCACGCACCTGATGGAAGAAGCCGAGCACTGTGACCGTCTGGCGATCGTGAATCTGGGCGAGATTGTTGCCTTGGGAACGCCGGAAGAATTGCGCAGCCAGATCGGCGGGGATGTAGTGATGTTAGAGGCCGCAGACCCGGCGGCACTTGCGCAACGGATTCAGGAGCGGTTCAAGATCGCCACTACGGCACTTGACGGGAAAGTGCGGCTGGAAATCCAAGATGGATTGAAGTTTGTAACCGCCGTGGCGGAAGCCATGCCGGGGGCAATCCAGTCAGTTTCCATCAGCAAGCCCACGCTGGACGATGTGTTCATCAGCCGCACGGGACACAGATTCTGGACGGAGCAAGAGCAGGACTCCGAAAAAGCAAACCTTACCACTGATAAACACGGATCACACTAA
- the cyoE gene encoding heme o synthase yields the protein MSSIPQRLEQETSVAQAASTAPVVLKKNSLVGDYLQLFKVRVTSLIVMTAWAGYYMGAAKSGVSSLTWTLFNALVGVGVTCAGSAALNEVLEHKIDALMRRTRNRPLPAGRMSLANGLTAGILATVLGPLYLSLTTNVLTGLLAFGTAVTYLAFYTPLKRISPISTFVGAFPGAMPPLLGWTAVRGKLEIEAVFLFLIVFFWQFPHFQAIAWMYREDYEAAGIKMLPVVDKAGHSVIRQMFTYCSTLISVSLVPALLRMTGRIYLFGALVLGVGFLWFVFRLARTKLPTTSPDSRLFARQLLQASVIYLPLLFALMMLNVVHS from the coding sequence ATGAGCAGCATTCCGCAGAGGCTGGAACAAGAGACGTCCGTTGCGCAGGCGGCTTCCACTGCTCCGGTGGTGCTGAAAAAGAATTCGCTGGTCGGCGATTACCTACAGCTATTCAAAGTACGTGTGACTTCGCTGATCGTGATGACGGCCTGGGCCGGCTATTACATGGGCGCAGCCAAAAGCGGCGTTTCGTCGCTGACGTGGACTCTGTTCAACGCGCTGGTAGGAGTCGGCGTAACGTGCGCTGGCTCGGCGGCCTTGAATGAAGTCCTGGAGCACAAGATTGACGCGCTGATGCGCCGCACGCGCAATCGTCCGTTGCCTGCAGGCAGAATGAGCCTCGCTAACGGCCTAACCGCCGGAATACTGGCAACGGTGCTGGGCCCGCTTTATCTTTCGCTGACGACAAACGTTTTGACCGGCCTGCTGGCGTTTGGCACCGCAGTGACGTATCTGGCTTTCTATACGCCGTTGAAACGTATTTCGCCGATCTCTACTTTTGTCGGCGCGTTCCCAGGGGCGATGCCGCCGCTACTTGGCTGGACGGCTGTCCGCGGAAAACTGGAAATTGAAGCGGTCTTTCTCTTCCTGATTGTGTTCTTCTGGCAGTTCCCGCATTTCCAGGCCATCGCGTGGATGTATCGCGAAGACTACGAAGCAGCCGGCATCAAGATGCTGCCTGTGGTCGATAAAGCCGGACATAGCGTGATCCGCCAGATGTTTACCTATTGTTCAACGCTGATTTCCGTGAGCCTGGTTCCGGCGCTGCTGCGGATGACCGGCAGGATTTACCTATTCGGCGCACTGGTGCTGGGGGTGGGATTTCTCTGGTTTGTCTTCCGGCTCGCGCGGACCAAGCTCCCGACAACGTCTCCTGATTCACGGCTCTTTGCCCGCCAGCTTTTGCAAGCCAGCGTGATCTACCTGCCGCTGCTTTTTGCCTTGATGATGCTGAACGTGGTGCATTCATAA
- a CDS encoding lytic transglycosylase domain-containing protein → MSARAGQIANLRNGFSIHFDHKEQSANSTRLFTATGYLDIANDQITSFEEDETPVLPEPSAAAAPAPSISAESVATIKTASAKPVVNMPLPTPLVLQPVSMSKMTPPPRLVLDLDQVVREASTKNRLDPDFVSSVIKAESNFKTHAVSRKGALGLMQLMPSTAAQLGLSDPFDPRANVEAGAAHLSALLDRYHNDPIKALAAYNAGAHRVKQYNGVPPYRETRDYINKIVRDFNAKKRAQMKAAGVVKVSNSGKSASPRAVKKPGSQQASVAKSTNPA, encoded by the coding sequence ATGTCCGCCCGGGCGGGCCAGATCGCCAATCTGCGGAACGGATTTTCCATCCATTTTGACCACAAAGAGCAAAGCGCCAACTCCACCCGTCTTTTTACGGCCACCGGATACCTAGACATTGCCAACGATCAGATTACGTCGTTTGAAGAGGATGAAACTCCTGTCCTTCCGGAACCGTCGGCCGCTGCGGCCCCCGCCCCATCAATATCAGCGGAGAGCGTAGCCACGATCAAGACCGCTTCTGCCAAGCCAGTAGTCAATATGCCTTTGCCAACGCCACTAGTCTTGCAGCCAGTGTCGATGAGCAAAATGACGCCTCCGCCCAGATTAGTTCTTGACCTGGACCAGGTGGTGCGCGAAGCCAGCACCAAGAATCGGCTCGACCCTGATTTTGTGAGCAGCGTGATCAAGGCGGAAAGCAATTTCAAGACCCACGCGGTATCGAGAAAAGGCGCTCTGGGGTTGATGCAGCTCATGCCATCTACCGCCGCACAACTCGGATTGTCTGATCCGTTTGACCCGCGGGCCAATGTGGAAGCAGGCGCTGCCCACCTGAGCGCGCTGCTGGACCGCTATCACAACGATCCTATTAAGGCGCTGGCTGCCTACAACGCCGGAGCGCATCGGGTAAAGCAATACAACGGTGTACCTCCATATCGCGAAACGCGCGACTACATCAACAAAATTGTTCGCGACTTCAATGCCAAAAAACGCGCCCAGATGAAAGCGGCTGGCGTAGTGAAGGTATCGAATTCCGGCAAATCCGCGAGTCCCAGGGCTGTCAAGAAGCCAGGATCGCAGCAGGCCAGCGTGGCCAAATCCACAAATCCGGCATAA
- a CDS encoding flippase-like domain-containing protein, giving the protein MSKKRFLISALVLVVLAGLVYLQVRAWKKFDWHRFWVATHNTNKFYLVAGVALVYADYILRAMRWKIMLRPVCPEAKTSDLVAPTMIGFAGLALLGRPGEFIRPYLISRKVNLSMASQLAVWTVERIFDMGAFALIMAINILWSRDTLSRLPGFANSARRHLLGHEISSFTYFEMFALALLAGVCFVALVAFRVRKNPATAASVFVRLFGRMSPKLGHAIGKRVLAFGEGLNTVKDMKSFFQLSGLSIVIWLIIGFAYLAVTHAYSIHRLSQMTLSSVFLLTAASVVGGVLQLPVVGGGSQLATIGMLRGVFNLSPELATSCGIMLWLVTFMSVSPVGLSLARSEHVSITQMEEASIKEEEKFLEQD; this is encoded by the coding sequence ATGAGTAAAAAAAGATTTCTAATCAGCGCGCTGGTGCTGGTTGTGCTGGCCGGTCTGGTCTATCTACAGGTGAGGGCCTGGAAGAAATTTGACTGGCACCGCTTCTGGGTGGCGACCCACAACACGAATAAGTTTTATCTGGTGGCCGGCGTGGCGCTTGTCTATGCCGACTATATTCTGCGCGCCATGCGCTGGAAGATTATGCTGCGTCCGGTGTGTCCTGAGGCCAAGACGTCTGATTTAGTGGCGCCCACCATGATCGGCTTTGCCGGGCTGGCGCTGCTGGGAAGACCAGGAGAATTTATCCGTCCCTACCTGATCTCACGCAAAGTGAATTTGAGCATGGCGTCTCAACTGGCGGTGTGGACCGTGGAACGCATTTTCGATATGGGCGCTTTCGCCCTGATCATGGCCATCAATATCCTGTGGTCAAGGGACACTCTCAGCCGGCTTCCTGGATTTGCCAATTCCGCGCGCCGGCATCTGCTGGGCCATGAGATTTCATCCTTCACGTACTTTGAAATGTTTGCCTTGGCATTGCTGGCTGGAGTGTGCTTTGTGGCCCTTGTGGCATTCCGTGTAAGGAAAAATCCCGCTACCGCCGCAAGTGTCTTTGTGCGGCTGTTCGGGCGAATGTCGCCCAAATTGGGCCATGCGATAGGCAAACGCGTACTGGCTTTTGGCGAAGGGCTTAACACGGTAAAGGACATGAAATCTTTCTTTCAGTTATCCGGGTTATCTATTGTGATTTGGCTGATTATTGGCTTTGCCTATCTTGCCGTTACGCACGCTTATTCCATTCACCGGCTGTCGCAGATGACGCTTTCCAGCGTCTTCCTGCTCACTGCGGCCAGCGTTGTGGGTGGAGTCTTACAGCTTCCCGTTGTCGGCGGCGGTTCACAACTGGCGACGATAGGAATGCTCCGCGGGGTTTTCAATCTTTCACCTGAGCTGGCCACCAGCTGCGGCATCATGCTCTGGCTGGTGACGTTTATGTCCGTCAGCCCAGTCGGACTCTCTTTGGCGCGGTCAGAGCATGTGTCGATCACACAGATGGAAGAGGCGAGCATCAAGGAAGAAGAGAAATTTCTGGAACAAGACTAG
- a CDS encoding deoxyribodipyrimidine photo-lyase encodes MDEINRLVSDPHVTLGRAGAPDPDGKCVVYWMQRAQRALDNPALEVAVQAANTLGKPCVVFFAPVPFYPHANLRHYCFLNQGILAIAEGLKKRGIGFVLRRYPDHHLLEFCAEVRPALVVGDENPMREPEHWRAKVIEYLRVPFWTVDADVIVPSKLLMKEQYGAYTARPVIRRLLPEFLQPVGNTRAKVAWIPPRRLKSLKPDIDITEGWKLDRSVQPVSGIVGGTDQALKRLKRFIKNDLTNYPVDRNKPERDGTSRLSAYLHFGHIGPHTIALAVQKANAPRAAKEAYLEQLIVRRELAINFVRFNLDYDNFESGTAWAHKSLAEHAGDPRKIYSERQLEDAQTHDPLWNAAQMQMVKTGFMHNYMRMYWAKKILEWSKTPAQAFQMAVYLNDKYELDGRDPNGYAGIAWAIVGKHDRPWFERPIFGKIRYMSFNSTSKKFDSTSYIRQVEAISPQR; translated from the coding sequence ATGGATGAAATCAACCGTCTGGTTTCTGATCCGCACGTGACACTCGGTCGCGCCGGCGCTCCCGATCCCGACGGCAAATGCGTTGTCTACTGGATGCAGCGGGCGCAGCGGGCGCTCGATAATCCTGCTCTAGAGGTCGCAGTGCAGGCCGCAAATACGCTGGGCAAACCATGCGTTGTCTTTTTTGCTCCGGTGCCGTTTTATCCTCACGCCAATCTGCGGCATTATTGTTTTCTCAATCAGGGAATCCTAGCGATTGCCGAAGGACTGAAAAAGCGTGGGATTGGTTTCGTACTCCGCCGCTATCCCGATCATCATCTGCTGGAATTTTGTGCCGAGGTTCGTCCGGCTCTGGTAGTGGGAGACGAGAATCCTATGCGCGAACCAGAACATTGGCGCGCAAAAGTGATCGAATATCTGCGTGTTCCGTTCTGGACCGTAGATGCCGATGTGATTGTTCCCTCAAAGCTGCTGATGAAAGAGCAGTATGGCGCTTACACGGCTCGTCCGGTCATCCGGCGGCTGTTGCCGGAGTTTTTGCAGCCGGTAGGGAACACACGCGCTAAAGTCGCCTGGATACCGCCGCGCCGGTTGAAATCGCTTAAGCCGGATATAGACATCACTGAGGGATGGAAGCTGGATCGTTCAGTCCAGCCGGTAAGCGGCATTGTTGGAGGGACAGATCAGGCGCTCAAGCGGCTCAAGAGATTCATCAAGAATGACCTGACAAATTATCCGGTTGATCGCAACAAGCCGGAGCGCGATGGCACCAGCCGTCTTTCCGCCTATCTCCATTTTGGACACATTGGCCCGCACACGATTGCGCTGGCGGTCCAGAAAGCTAACGCGCCCAGGGCGGCAAAAGAAGCCTATCTGGAACAGCTGATTGTCCGCCGCGAACTGGCGATTAACTTTGTGCGATTCAACCTGGACTACGACAATTTTGAATCCGGCACGGCATGGGCGCATAAGAGCTTGGCGGAGCATGCGGGCGATCCGCGCAAAATCTATAGCGAGCGCCAACTGGAAGATGCGCAGACGCATGATCCGCTTTGGAACGCGGCACAGATGCAGATGGTAAAGACCGGCTTCATGCACAACTATATGCGCATGTACTGGGCCAAGAAAATTCTCGAGTGGAGCAAGACTCCAGCGCAAGCCTTCCAGATGGCGGTCTACCTGAACGACAAATATGAGCTTGACGGGCGCGATCCTAACGGCTACGCAGGAATCGCGTGGGCGATTGTCGGCAAGCATGATCGCCCGTGGTTTGAACGTCCAATCTTTGGCAAGATCCGCTACATGTCCTTCAACAGCACTTCAAAGAAGTTCGACAGCACGAGCTACATCCGGCAAGTCGAAGCAATTAGTCCACAAAGATGA
- a CDS encoding ABC transporter permease produces the protein MTSAEVAPASLALPRVNPLLPAFTLWWREVVRFYRQPARVVGVVVSPLLFWVVIGAGFGTSLQKGATGTGNFLNYFFPGALMMIVLFTSIFTMMSVIEDRNEGFLLSVMVAPVHRSGIVLGKVLGGTTLSTIQGLLFLIFAPFIGLKIGIEQFLIVVLVTFLVAFSLTALGFVIAWRMESSQGFHAIINLFLIPLWMLSGALFPVSGASGWIQWLMRINPLTYGMDALLLTLFPATTHATTLTLWPSIGVLSLFAGIVFVAGFMVANKRRTLPAA, from the coding sequence ATGACATCAGCGGAAGTGGCACCGGCCAGCCTGGCACTGCCCAGGGTAAATCCTTTGCTGCCTGCATTCACGCTGTGGTGGCGGGAAGTAGTCCGCTTTTATCGCCAGCCGGCGCGCGTGGTGGGCGTGGTGGTTTCGCCACTTTTATTCTGGGTGGTGATCGGCGCTGGATTTGGCACGTCACTGCAAAAGGGCGCCACCGGCACGGGAAACTTCCTGAATTATTTCTTTCCTGGCGCGCTGATGATGATCGTGCTTTTCACTTCCATCTTCACCATGATGTCCGTGATTGAAGATCGCAATGAAGGCTTTCTGCTTTCCGTGATGGTTGCACCAGTGCATCGGTCAGGGATAGTGCTGGGCAAAGTACTGGGCGGAACAACGCTTTCCACCATCCAGGGATTGCTGTTTCTGATATTTGCACCTTTCATTGGACTGAAAATTGGCATTGAGCAATTCCTGATTGTGGTGCTGGTCACGTTCCTGGTGGCCTTTTCGCTTACCGCGCTCGGATTCGTAATAGCGTGGCGGATGGAATCGTCACAAGGTTTTCACGCAATCATCAATCTGTTCCTTATTCCTCTGTGGATGCTTTCCGGAGCGCTGTTCCCTGTCAGCGGAGCGTCGGGCTGGATCCAGTGGTTGATGCGCATCAACCCGCTTACCTACGGCATGGACGCGTTGCTGCTCACGCTCTTCCCCGCAACAACACACGCGACAACGCTGACCTTGTGGCCTTCCATCGGCGTGCTGTCCCTTTTTGCCGGAATTGTATTTGTGGCTGGATTTATGGTCGCCAACAAGAGGCGCACGCTCCCGGCAGCCTGA
- a CDS encoding Cof-type HAD-IIB family hydrolase produces the protein MVTTSIRLLALDIDGTLTDPNFQVPSRNIVALRAAHEAGIEIILATGRRHDYALPIAKELGFPIWLISSNGALIRSSSNETFFTDRLPARTARELIQYMDEFRGHAVLTFDRPANVPGNDSLVLESADELNNTVSRWLQVNRPYIKFVSPLEDALTEDPLQAMYCGRVLVMEKLQQKLSQADFLNQITVLKTQYDHRNLCILDILNRECSKGHALKRWAEERGISREQIMAIGDNHNDLEMLEFAGVAVVMGNASNELKQNGWKVTGSNEESGVAQAVEEILGLAFSS, from the coding sequence ATGGTAACTACTTCCATCCGTCTGCTGGCCCTGGATATTGACGGCACGTTAACCGATCCGAATTTCCAAGTGCCTTCGCGCAATATAGTCGCCTTGCGCGCGGCGCATGAAGCCGGTATAGAGATCATTCTGGCCACCGGACGCCGCCATGACTACGCCCTGCCAATCGCTAAGGAGCTCGGTTTCCCTATATGGCTGATCAGCTCCAATGGCGCCTTGATCCGTTCCAGCAGCAATGAGACGTTTTTTACCGATCGTCTGCCCGCAAGAACCGCCAGGGAACTCATTCAATATATGGACGAATTTCGCGGGCACGCAGTGCTGACGTTTGATCGCCCCGCCAACGTGCCCGGCAACGATTCATTGGTTTTGGAAAGCGCCGACGAGCTGAATAACACCGTTTCGCGCTGGCTGCAGGTAAATCGGCCTTATATCAAGTTTGTATCGCCGCTGGAAGATGCCCTGACGGAGGATCCTTTGCAGGCCATGTATTGCGGCCGGGTCTTGGTGATGGAGAAGCTGCAGCAAAAGCTGAGCCAGGCTGATTTCCTGAATCAGATCACCGTCCTGAAGACTCAATATGACCATCGCAATCTCTGCATTCTGGATATCCTGAACCGGGAATGCTCCAAGGGTCACGCTTTAAAGCGGTGGGCTGAGGAGCGCGGGATCAGCAGAGAGCAGATTATGGCCATTGGCGACAACCATAATGATCTGGAAATGCTTGAATTTGCAGGAGTTGCGGTTGTGATGGGAAATGCATCCAATGAACTGAAGCAGAACGGCTGGAAGGTGACCGGCAGCAACGAGGAAAGCGGCGTGGCCCAGGCCGTAGAAGAGATTTTGGGGCTGGCTTTCAGCAGCTAA
- the nrdR gene encoding transcriptional regulator NrdR, translating to MKCPFCGFENDKVVDSRESKEGESIRRRRECLKCEKRFTTYERIDEIPYMVVKKDGRREKFERQKILAGLLRACEKRPISMGKMEQIVNEVEQYVIDSPERERTASELGEQIMNSLKQIDKVAYIRFASVYRDFKDVGEFHSELESLLNNKEDKAKPVKAKSNAK from the coding sequence ATGAAATGTCCGTTTTGCGGGTTCGAAAATGACAAAGTGGTGGACTCGCGCGAGAGCAAAGAAGGCGAATCGATTCGCCGCCGCCGCGAATGCCTGAAGTGTGAAAAACGCTTCACCACCTACGAGCGCATCGACGAAATCCCTTACATGGTAGTGAAGAAAGATGGCCGCCGCGAGAAATTTGAGCGGCAGAAGATCCTGGCCGGACTGCTGCGGGCCTGTGAAAAACGGCCTATCTCCATGGGCAAAATGGAACAGATTGTGAATGAAGTGGAGCAATATGTGATCGACTCACCGGAGCGTGAGCGCACCGCCAGCGAACTGGGCGAGCAGATCATGAACAGCCTCAAGCAGATCGATAAAGTTGCTTACATACGCTTCGCGTCGGTCTATCGCGACTTTAAGGATGTGGGCGAATTCCACTCTGAGCTGGAGTCGCTGCTCAACAACAAAGAAGACAAAGCCAAACCGGTCAAGGCCAAAAGCAACGCAAAATAG
- a CDS encoding VCBS repeat-containing protein — protein MYNAFRAFFFVVSMTLLTNIAWAQSCLSSCTKQAAACFGSSEINRELCLGEGNFDDVCDLQSAIQDTICSGNLADCVNGCQPPPVLATHFNTAEAWTTNPYFGSHGTFFADVDGDGKADAIVVNDDNVVVRRSNGTSFGPNEFWTTNPFFGSRGTFFADVDGDGKADAIVVNDGTDGTVVVRRSTGSSFGPNEFWTTNPYFGSRGTFFADVDGDGKADAIVVNDGTDGTVVVRRSTGTRFSLNESFTTDPFFGSIGTFFADVDGDGMADAIAVNSDNIVVRRSNGMSFGPNEFWTTDPYFGSVGTFFADVDHDGRADAIAVNSSGVLVRRAIH, from the coding sequence GTGTATAATGCATTTCGAGCTTTTTTCTTTGTTGTATCAATGACTTTGCTTACCAATATCGCGTGGGCGCAATCTTGCCTCAGCAGTTGCACCAAGCAAGCGGCTGCGTGCTTCGGTTCCAGTGAAATAAACCGCGAACTATGCCTGGGAGAGGGCAATTTTGACGACGTTTGCGATCTCCAGTCTGCCATACAGGATACTATCTGTTCAGGGAACCTGGCTGACTGCGTTAACGGCTGCCAGCCGCCGCCAGTCCTTGCAACACACTTCAATACGGCTGAAGCGTGGACCACTAACCCATATTTCGGTTCTCACGGAACATTCTTTGCAGACGTGGACGGAGATGGCAAGGCGGATGCCATCGTAGTCAATGATGATAATGTGGTGGTGCGACGTTCTAACGGCACGAGCTTTGGACCGAACGAATTCTGGACCACTAACCCATTTTTCGGTTCGCGCGGTACATTTTTTGCGGACGTGGATGGAGATGGCAAGGCGGATGCCATCGTAGTCAATGATGGTACTGATGGGACTGTGGTCGTGCGCCGTTCTACCGGCTCGAGCTTTGGACCGAACGAATTCTGGACCACTAACCCATATTTCGGTTCGCGCGGTACATTTTTTGCGGATGTGGATGGAGATGGCAAGGCGGATGCCATCGTAGTCAATGATGGCACTGATGGGACTGTGGTCGTACGCCGTTCTACCGGCACAAGATTTTCCCTGAATGAATCATTTACTACAGACCCGTTTTTTGGTTCGATTGGTACTTTTTTCGCTGATGTAGATGGCGACGGTATGGCGGATGCTATTGCTGTCAACAGTGACAATATAGTTGTGCGCCGTTCTAACGGTATGAGCTTTGGACCGAACGAATTCTGGACTACCGACCCTTATTTCGGTTCAGTAGGGACGTTCTTTGCGGATGTCGACCACGATGGGAGAGCGGATGCCATTGCGGTCAATAGTTCGGGAGTCTTGGTCCGTCGTGCAATACACTAA
- a CDS encoding isocitrate dehydrogenase (NAD(+)), giving the protein MGHKVTLIPGDGIGPEVTNATVRIVDASGVKIQWERFAAGAEAYAKFGEYIPKELTHSIESTGLGLKGPVTTPIGGGFSSINVALRKQFELFANFRPIRNLPSLPTRYPSVDLAICRENTEGQYSGIEHEVVPGVVESLKIITEKASTRIARFAFEYARREKRKRIHAIHKANIMKMSDGLFLRCCRDVAKEYPEITYGEHIIDNTCMQLVMNPYQYDVLVMENLYGDIISDLCAAFVGGLGLVPGANIGTRCAIFEAVHGSAPDIASKDIANPTAVLQSAVLMLRHMGEVEAADKVHAALEKTYKEKLHLTRDVGGMAGTSEFADAVIANMEHVAVATGD; this is encoded by the coding sequence ATGGGACACAAAGTCACGCTGATTCCGGGAGATGGCATCGGCCCTGAAGTTACGAACGCGACCGTGCGCATTGTGGATGCGTCCGGGGTAAAGATTCAATGGGAACGGTTTGCCGCGGGCGCCGAGGCATACGCCAAGTTCGGCGAATACATTCCCAAAGAGCTCACACATTCCATTGAGAGCACCGGGCTGGGGCTGAAAGGGCCGGTCACCACGCCGATCGGCGGCGGCTTTTCCAGCATCAACGTGGCGCTGCGCAAGCAGTTTGAGCTGTTCGCCAACTTCCGTCCTATCCGCAACCTGCCATCTCTGCCTACGCGCTATCCCAGCGTTGACCTGGCCATCTGCCGTGAAAATACAGAAGGCCAGTATTCGGGAATCGAGCATGAAGTGGTGCCGGGCGTAGTGGAATCGCTAAAGATCATTACGGAGAAGGCTTCCACGCGGATCGCGCGGTTTGCCTTCGAGTATGCGCGGCGGGAAAAACGCAAGCGCATCCATGCTATCCACAAAGCCAACATCATGAAGATGAGTGATGGATTGTTCCTGCGCTGCTGCCGGGATGTGGCCAAGGAGTATCCGGAAATCACGTACGGCGAGCACATCATCGACAATACCTGCATGCAACTGGTGATGAACCCATACCAGTATGACGTGCTGGTGATGGAAAACCTGTACGGCGACATCATTTCCGATTTGTGCGCGGCCTTTGTCGGCGGGTTGGGACTGGTTCCGGGAGCGAATATCGGCACCAGGTGCGCAATCTTTGAAGCCGTGCATGGCTCGGCGCCGGACATTGCCAGCAAAGACATTGCTAATCCGACGGCCGTGTTGCAGTCGGCCGTGCTGATGCTGCGTCACATGGGAGAAGTGGAGGCCGCGGACAAAGTCCACGCGGCGCTGGAAAAGACGTATAAAGAAAAACTTCACCTCACGCGCGACGTGGGCGGGATGGCAGGCACCAGCGAATTCGCTGACGCCGTGATTGCCAACATGGAACATGTGGCTGTGGCGACAGGCGATTGA
- a CDS encoding COX15/CtaA family protein, with translation MFVAALAFLLIVAGGLVTSNNAGLAVPDWPTSFGHLFKIPKMIGGVKFEHTHRMIAEFVGLLTIIVAIWTWRVDKRRWMRGLTIGAVLGVIFQGILGGLTVLNFLPPAISTAHATVGQTMFCVLAVIAVFTSRSWLDEPAEKITRKDAGPLLRHCWMLIGFLYLQLILGAAFRHVWTKWGPMGSNHWPTHKIVHALLYPHILNALLVTGLLLYVSLRAMTKHGNIPQLRRPALWLLLLLIGQLMLGVSAYVVRVVQGVNEAQPTMTLVAVTVAHLAVGALILALAMVLTIQAYRHSGDPATVIPFDRQREVATA, from the coding sequence GTGTTTGTTGCCGCGCTGGCTTTCCTGCTGATCGTTGCAGGCGGGCTCGTGACCAGCAACAACGCCGGACTGGCCGTCCCCGACTGGCCGACGAGCTTTGGCCATTTGTTCAAGATCCCAAAGATGATCGGCGGAGTAAAGTTTGAGCACACACACCGCATGATCGCCGAATTTGTCGGGTTGCTGACGATCATTGTGGCGATATGGACGTGGCGCGTGGACAAGCGCCGCTGGATGCGCGGCCTGACGATCGGCGCCGTACTGGGCGTAATTTTCCAGGGCATCCTGGGTGGCCTGACAGTCCTGAATTTTCTACCTCCGGCGATCTCAACGGCCCATGCGACCGTGGGGCAGACGATGTTTTGTGTCCTGGCCGTGATTGCGGTTTTTACCAGCCGGAGCTGGCTGGATGAACCAGCGGAAAAAATCACCCGCAAAGATGCCGGGCCTCTATTGCGGCATTGCTGGATGCTGATCGGATTTTTGTATTTGCAACTGATTCTGGGTGCGGCCTTTCGCCATGTGTGGACCAAGTGGGGCCCCATGGGATCGAACCACTGGCCGACACACAAAATAGTTCATGCGTTACTTTATCCTCACATCCTGAACGCCTTGCTGGTGACAGGATTGTTGCTGTACGTAAGTTTGCGGGCAATGACCAAACACGGGAACATCCCGCAGCTGCGGCGTCCCGCTCTTTGGCTGCTGCTGCTCTTGATTGGGCAGCTTATGCTGGGTGTAAGCGCGTACGTGGTTCGCGTTGTCCAAGGCGTAAATGAAGCGCAGCCAACCATGACACTGGTCGCGGTAACCGTGGCTCATTTAGCGGTGGGAGCGCTGATTCTGGCGCTTGCCATGGTGTTGACCATTCAGGCTTACCGTCACAGCGGCGATCCGGCAACGGTGATCCCATTCGACCGGCAGCGTGAGGTCGCAACGGCATGA